The Deltaproteobacteria bacterium sequence GTGGGGGCGCCGCAATCAACCCGGGTAGGGGCGCTGCAAATCAACCCGGGTAGGGGTGCCGCGAGGGGGCCGGGGCGCCAGCCCAATCAACCCGGGTGGGAGCACCGTCCAATCAACCCGGGTGGGAGCACCGTCGATCCGATCCGGATTGGGCTGGAATCGTAGGGTTTTGGAATGACAGGGAAATCCGATCTTGCGCGGTGTCATACGGGTTTGCTGTACTGAACATTAGAGCAGCTATGGAGCGCGCCAACGTCATTCCGCTGCACACACCCGCTGCCGCCCCCGCGGAGCGCCCGCGCTGGCGGCTCGCCGAGTTGTCGGGGCGACTGGTCGAGATCGCGGGCCGCGGCGCGGCCACACCGCTCACGGCGGCGATCGGGCTGGTGGTCGAAGCGCAGCGGGCCGGCGAGCCGGTCGCGTGGGTGGCGGCGCACGCCGCGACGTTCTACCCGCCGGACGCGGCCGACGCCGGCGTGGATCTGGCGGCGCTGCCGGTGGTGCGGGTGTCCGGCGCCCGCGCGGCCGCGCGCGCGGCGGATCACCTCGTGCGATCGGGAGCGTTCGCGCTGGTCGTGGTCGACCTCGGAGCGCGCGCCGCCATTCCGATGGCGATGCAGGGGCGGCTGGTCGGACTCGCGCAGCGCCACCACGCGGCGATCGTGTGCCTCACCGACACGCCGGCCGATGCGCCGTCGCTCGGCTCGATGGTGTCGCTGCGCGCGGTGGCCCTGCGCCAGCCGGCCGGCCGGGGCCGGTTTCGCTGCAAGCTCGCGGTCGTCAAGGACAAGCGGCGCGGTCCCGGCTGGAGCCACGCGGAGGTCGTCCGTGGACCGGCTGGCCTGCGTTGATCTCCATTCGTTCCCTCTGCAACTTCTCGTGCGCCGCCACCCCGATTGGCGCGACGTGCCGGTCGCGGTCGTCGCCGACGACCGGCCGCAGGCGCCGATCCTGTGGGTCAACGAACGGGCGCGCGCCGCGCGCATCTTGCCGGGCCAGCGCTACGCACACGCGCTCGGGCTGGCGCGCGACCTGCGCGCAGCTCCGGTGCCGCCCGACGCGATCGCGGCGGCCGTGGCAGCCGTAGCCGACGCGCTGCGCACGTTTTCGCCCGACGTCGAGGCGTCGGAGCGCGAGCCCGGAGTGTTCTGGCTCGGCGGCGCCGGGCTCGGCCTCTTGTTTCCGTCGGTCGGGGCGTGGGCGCGGGCGATTCGCGCGCGCCTGCGCGACGACGGCTACGCCGCGACCGTCGTGGT is a genomic window containing:
- a CDS encoding recombinase A, producing MERANVIPLHTPAAAPAERPRWRLAELSGRLVEIAGRGAATPLTAAIGLVVEAQRAGEPVAWVAAHAATFYPPDAADAGVDLAALPVVRVSGARAAARAADHLVRSGAFALVVVDLGARAAIPMAMQGRLVGLAQRHHAAIVCLTDTPADAPSLGSMVSLRAVALRQPAGRGRFRCKLAVVKDKRRGPGWSHAEVVRGPAGLR